Proteins encoded within one genomic window of Candidatus Giovannonibacteria bacterium:
- a CDS encoding ROK family protein, translating to MRKKIIVGLDIGGSKIRAVLWDGKKVLAAREAKTPKNLGGFKKILRKLFGGHSKIGIAVPGRIKGAVFVSATNMPYIRNFNFAEFFGGAKVNPHTKKFGVGVKVDHDARCFARAEHRDKRTTLFLTLGTGIGRAISKDGKILKIKSFEYPARWEKKYKEIRDSRNDDELAIFLAKKLKGIIETYKTEKVIIGGGVAARENFSDKLQKTLGLPVKKSKLGKNSVAIGAAMLFR from the coding sequence CAAAATACGGGCAGTTTTGTGGGACGGCAAAAAGGTTTTGGCGGCGCGAGAGGCGAAGACGCCGAAAAATTTGGGCGGATTTAAAAAAATTCTAAGAAAGTTGTTTGGGGGCCATTCTAAAATCGGTATCGCTGTGCCCGGAAGAATAAAGGGCGCTGTTTTTGTTTCAGCGACAAATATGCCCTATATTCGAAATTTTAATTTCGCCGAGTTTTTTGGCGGCGCAAAAGTAAACCCCCACACCAAAAAGTTTGGTGTGGGGGTAAAGGTTGACCACGATGCGAGGTGTTTCGCGCGGGCCGAACATAGAGACAAGCGGACGACGCTTTTTCTGACTCTTGGGACGGGGATCGGCCGCGCGATAAGTAAGGACGGCAAGATTCTAAAAATAAAAAGTTTTGAGTACCCGGCGCGCTGGGAAAAAAAGTACAAAGAAATCAGGGATAGCCGTAATGACGACGAACTCGCAATATTTTTGGCAAAAAAGCTGAAAGGCATTATTGAGACCTATAAAACAGAGAAAGTTATCATTGGCGGTGGAGTTGCGGCAAGAGAAAATTTCTCCGACAAGCTTCAAAAAACGCTGGGCTTGCCGGTCAAAAAATCTAAGCTTGGCAAAAACTCAGTGGCTATTGGGGCCGCGATGTTATTTCGATAG